Below is a genomic region from Trichocoleus sp..
AGGTTTTCGATTCTAGGAATACTGAAGCCAGCAGAATGGGAATCGACAGACCGCTGTGTTCGTAATTAGTCCAACAGTAACGGCAGAAGTGCATTTTCACAGTCTGACTTGACTTAGTGAAGCTCAGGGAATATGTTATGCTCCACTTCCCTGTTGCATCAAAGTGCTCTCTAAAACAAAAAAGTGGAAATCTCCGCAGACCTCCACTCGCTCATTCAGGTAATTCAGTTAACAGATCAGCCCGATCGCTGTCATCGAAATCGCTTGTACAACCTGCTTGAGTCAAATTTGATCTCTGCCTAACTCCAGCTAGTCTGCAAGGCTCGCGACTTGTTCTCGATTCGATATCAAACGATTTCGTTGCTCTACTTCACCTGCTGCTAGGAGAGTACTTAAGCTCTTGATTACATAATCGCTTTCCTCTAAAGCACGGCTTGCCTCTTCTTTAAAGGCAGTTTGAGCAGTTTCAAATTCCCGCATTAAAGCAGACTTATCCTTTTGCTTCACCATTTCAGCTAGACGCTGGTAGGTTTCCACCAATCGATCGATCGCCTCACATCGCTCCTCGGTTGCCAGCATAATGTCCAGATAGAGCGAAGCGTTTTGAGCAAATAATCGGCTCACCATGTCGATCTCTAAACGATAAGTCGGACTGGCAAACTCCAGGCTACGATTCACATCAATCGCCTCTTCAGATAAGAAAACCCCCAAACTAAACACTGAAAAATGACGAATGACCTGTACCGTTGTCATCATTCGATCGTGCTCTTCGGACGTACAGTGAATGAGCTTACCCCCTTCTGCTGTAATTAAATCCAGTAGCCACTGAAATGTCTCTTCTTGTCGTCCGGGGCAAACCACCACCCTTTGCGACATAAAAGAGGTGACCCCAGGACCAAACATCGGGTGTAAGCCCAACACCGGACCCTGGTGCTGTTCCAGCATCGCTTTCACAAATGGCGCTTTAATGCTTGTAACATCTGCTAATGCGGTTGTTGGAGAGAGATGAGGCGTCAGGGTTTGAATTACTTTCAGGGTTGCCTGAATTGGGACAGAAACAATGACAAGATCTGCGTCAGCCACAATTTGATCGACTCGGTGCCAATCGTCCTGTTCCAAAATATTGACTAAATGACCCGCTGCAGAGAGCCGATCGACAAAGAAACGACCGATAATGCCACGTCCACCGACAACTGTCACTTTTTTGGCCGCCATTGCCAGAGAGCGAGAAGGACTGGTCGCCAGAGCCGCTGCACAGCTAATCAAAATATTTTTCCAAACAAACTCAGGAACACCCATCTCACTGAGGAGTGGCGACAGATGCGAGGATTGTTCATCAAGAGATAAAGAGGAAGACGCAAGAGCAGAAATCCGCTTACCGAGTAATTCAACTAAATTACGATCGATTTGTGTAAGATTCTCTTGGGTCATTTTTGCTCTCAAAAAATAATCTAGTTAGAAGTTCTGTGGCGCTCGTTGCCTAAGCGCAGAATACTTCTCTTCTTTTGGGAGAGCAAAGCTGCGAAGTTGCTTTTCGTGGAAAGTTCATACTCGCCGGGCAATTGTAAAACAATGCACAAGCAAATCAGGCTGAGCAACAAAAAGACTCCGTAAAAACCCAGCTTCCTTTGACTCTACTGCTTTCCTTAAGCTTTCAAGGGCAGGCTCTCTGACCTGAAGCTTCCAGAACTAATACCTAAATTTGTTACTGTTGCTACTGTCAGCC
It encodes:
- the tyrA gene encoding bifunctional chorismate mutase/prephenate dehydrogenase, whose translation is MTQENLTQIDRNLVELLGKRISALASSSLSLDEQSSHLSPLLSEMGVPEFVWKNILISCAAALATSPSRSLAMAAKKVTVVGGRGIIGRFFVDRLSAAGHLVNILEQDDWHRVDQIVADADLVIVSVPIQATLKVIQTLTPHLSPTTALADVTSIKAPFVKAMLEQHQGPVLGLHPMFGPGVTSFMSQRVVVCPGRQEETFQWLLDLITAEGGKLIHCTSEEHDRMMTTVQVIRHFSVFSLGVFLSEEAIDVNRSLEFASPTYRLEIDMVSRLFAQNASLYLDIMLATEERCEAIDRLVETYQRLAEMVKQKDKSALMREFETAQTAFKEEASRALEESDYVIKSLSTLLAAGEVEQRNRLISNREQVASLAD